A DNA window from Fragaria vesca subsp. vesca linkage group LG3, FraVesHawaii_1.0, whole genome shotgun sequence contains the following coding sequences:
- the LOC101292584 gene encoding receptor-like protein 12-like — protein MDSYSAILYKPTSYLFLIHYIAHYLLFLFLASSYLHTTQVCLGDGLPSGVRSTSCMEEERRALLSFKEDVSDRSGRLSSWVGLDCCRWKGISCNNHTGHVVKMDLRNPKYDPLNGFNGKTSLRGKINPSFLSLKSLYYLDLSGNDFEGRRIPNFFGKLTSLRYLNISYASFEGEIPPALGNLSNLNYLDLKNYVNGGYSKNLNWLSHLSSLKYLNLGGVDLSNTGVSWLHDVNMLPSLLELHLSTCQINENQLPLSLHALNSTSLLVLDISGNFINAAFPSWFCNLTNLRKLDASFNYFGDFGPLLVEFANLKYLEDLGFSMNSLQGQIPKVIDTLCSLRMLDLSSNSLDSGLEEVLKGVSNCTKYRLESLDLSNNMVEGELPAAIGMLENLKELDLTSNQFSGPIPQSIASLSSLETLDISIGTKLPVFTDRPTSLSFNLAHDWVPPFQLDSVDVVACRVGPAFGVWLQSQTQLTHLTLSNTEISDFQPEWLLKISSQLTWLDLSYNQIRGKLPLQMNFPSLFVLDLSYNQFEGLLPHWSSDAAAWVDLRSNSFSGPIPSNYDQLWPKLEQLYLSDNHLHGSIPPSLCNMSRLGILLLRSNHLSGEFPREWSMWPSIKIVDVSDNNLAGNIPSSMGVPSSLYILSLSENNFGGPIPSSIFENCTELLSIDLGGNRLTRSMPLWTRSFASSKLYMLRLRSNSLSGQIPWRLCSVQFLHIIDLGHNNFSGTIPKCLYNLTGLMAYGNDTGIGSSSYLQTTSLTLKGQELVYNTTLGLVNSIDFSSNNLEGVIPEGISSLIALGTLNLSRNQLTGNIPSKIGSLRLLETLDLSHNRLSGQIPQSFSSLTSLSHLNLSDNNLSGRIPSGNQLQTLDDSSIYDGNPSLCGVPLSTLCPGHSALAPADPDDDDDNDDNGWFGISVSTVLGFIIGFWSVCGILVVKKSWRKGNSRVKCSEGLKVPGAFVAFWSSLRSACREDERQVLLRFRHDLADPSGRLSSWIGYDCCQWRGISCNNLTGHVVKMDLSNTYCQHDYLEWDEVAYRRSLLKGKLNPSFLTLTHLDYLDLSCNDFELPLFIGQLKSLRYLNLSSFSSSQGVIPESIGNLSSLKTLDLSSNYFDGIPIPQFFGQLKSLQYLDLSYALREEIPPHLGNLSNLSYLDLSANFWLTLTSTNMNWLSQLSSLKYLSLQYVDLSNTGVS, from the exons ATGGATAGCTACTCTGCAATTCTGTATAAGCCTACCAGCTACCTCTTCCTCATCCACTATATTGCTCACTACTTGCTCTTTCTTTTTCTGGCATCTTCATATCTACATACTACTCAAGTGTGTTTGGGAGATGGACTTCCAAGTGGTGTGAGATCAACATCATGCATGGAGGAAGAGAGACGAGCTCTTCTCAGTTTCAAAGAAGATGTTTCTGATCGTTCCGGAAGACTTTCATCTTGGGTGGGTCTGGATTGCTGTCGATGGAAAGGGATTTCATGCAACAACCATACAGGTCACGTTGTAAAGATGGACCTCCGAAACCCGAAGTATGATCCACTGAATGGCTTCAACGGGAAGACTTCTTTGCGGGGTAAGATTAATCCTTCTTTCCTCAGCTTAAAGAGCTTATATTACCTTGATCTAAGCGGAAATGATTTTGAAGGACGTCGAATTCCTAATTTCTTTGGGAAGCTTACAAGTTTGAGGTATCTTAATATCTCCTATGCTTCATTTGAGGGAGAGATTCCCCCAGCTCTTGGTAACCTCTCAAACTTGAACTATCTTGACCTCAAAAATTATGTCAATGGTGGTTATTCCAAAAACTTGAATTGGCTTTCTCATCTTTCTTCTCTAAAGTACCTCAATCTTGGAGGTGTAGACTTAAGCAATACAGGGGTAAGTTGGCTACATGATGTCAACATGCTTCCCTCACTCTTAGAGTTGCATTTGTCTACTTGCCAAATCAATGAAAACCAGCTTCCGCTCTCCCTGCACGCCCTTAACTCTACATCCCTACTGGTTCTTGACATATCAGGGAATTTCATTAATGCTGCATTTCCCAGCTGGTTTTGTAACCTTACCAACCTCAGAAAACTTGATGCATCTTTCAATTATTTTGGTGACTTCGGTCCCCTCCTTGTTGAATTTGCAAACCTCAAGTATTTGGAAGACCTTGGTTTTAGTATGAATTCTCTCCAAGGTCAAATTCCCAAAGTCATTGATACTCTGTGCAGTCTAAGAATGTTAGATCTTTCATCAAACTCGTTGGATAGTGGTTTGGAAGAGGTTTTGAAAGGTGTCTCAAACTGTACAAAGTATAGATTAGAGTCACTTGATTTGTCCAACAATATGGTGGAAGGTGAACTCCCCGCAGCCATAGGAATGCTAGAAAATCTGAAGGAACTGGACCTCACTTCAAACCAATTTTCCGGTCCCATTCCACAATCTATTGCTAGTTTATCATCCTTGGAAACACTGGACATCTCAA TCGGCACAAAGCTACCAGTCTTCACAGACCGACCTACGTCCCTCAGTTTTAACTTGGCTCATGACTGGGTTCCTCCTTTCCAGCTTGATTCAGTCGACGTTGTTGCCTGCAGGGTAGGTCCTGCCTTTGGGGTATGGCTTCAATCTCAAACTCAGTTAACTCATCTCACTCTTAGTAATACTGAAATCTCAGATTTCCAACCAGAATGGTTGTTGAAGATATCTTCCCAACTTACATGGTTGGATTTATCTTACAACCAAATCCGTGGGAAGCTTCCACTTCAAATGAACTTCCCATCTTTGTTCGTATTAGATTTGAGTTATAATCAATTTGAGGGCCTTCTACCACATTGGTCTAGTGACGCTGCCGCATGGGTCGATCTTCGAAGCAATTCATTTTCCGGGCCAATTCCCTCAAACTACGATCAACTTTGGCCTAAATTGGAACAGTTGTATCTGTCTGACAATCATCTGCATGGTAGTATACCACCTTCTTTGTGTAACATGTCACGTTTAGGAATTCTCTTGTTAAGAAGCAATCACTTGTCTGGAGAATTCCCTCGAGAATGGAGTATGTGGCCGAGTATAAAGATTGTAGATGTCTCAGACAACAATTTGGCTGGCAATATCCCCAGTTCTATGGGTGTTCCCAGCTCACTATACATATTGAGTCTGAGTGAAAACAATTTCGGAGGTCCAATTCCTTCTTCTATATTCGAAAACTGCACCGAGTTGTTGAGTATTGATCTTGGAGGCAATAGATTGACTAGAAGCATGCCTTTATGGACAAGATCATTTGCATCATCTAAATTATATATGCTACGATTGCGATCCAACTCTTTGAGTGGACAAATCCCCTGGCGACTGTGCTCTGTTCAATTTCTTCATATCATAGACCTTGGCCACAACAACTTTTCAGGGACTATTCCCAAGTGTTTGTATAATTTGACTGGTTTGATGGCCTATGGTAATGACACTGGTATAGGTTCTTCTAGTTATCTTCAGACGACCAGCTTGACATTGAAGGGACAAGAACTGGTATATAACACGACTCTGGGTTTGGTGAATAGCATCGACTTCTCATCAAATAACTTAGAAGGTGTAATCCCTGAAGGAATAAGCAGCCTCATTGCCTTGGGGACGTTGAACTTGTCCAGAAATCAACTGACTGGAAACATTCCCTCAAAGATTGGAAGCTTGCGGTTGCTGGAAACTCTTGATCTCTCACACAATCGCCTCTCCGGACAGATTCCTCAAAGTTTCTCTTCATTAACCTCTTTGTCTCATTTGAACTTGTCTGACAACAACTTGTCTGGAAGAATTCCTTCAGGTAACCAACTTCAAACACTCGATGATTCATCCATTTATGATGGCAATCCATCCTTGTGCGGGGTGCCTCTTTCAACTCTCTGCCCGGGACACAGCGCACTTGCACCAGCTGATCCTGATGATGATGACGATAATGATGACAATGGGTGGTTTGGTATCTCTGTTAGCACTGTACTCGGCTTCATCATAGGCTTTTGGAGTGTTTGTGGCATATTGGTTGTGAAGAAATCATGGAG AAAAGGGAATTCAAGAGTGAAATGTAGTGAAGGACTGAAGGTGCCTGGGGCATTTGTTGCCTTCTGGTCGAG TTTGAGATCAGCATGCAGGGAGGACGAGAGACAAGTGCTTCTCCGCTTCAGACACGATCTTGCAGATCCTTCCGGTAGGCTTTCGTCTTGGATTGGTTACGATTGCTGTCAATGGAGAGGGATTTCATGCAACAACCTCACTGGTCATGTTGTGAAAATGGACCTCAGTAACACATATTGTCAACATGACTATTTGGAGTGGGATGAGGTGGCTTACAGAAGGTCTCTATTGAAGGGTAAGCTAAATCCTTCATTTCTCACCTTGACACATTTAGATTACTTGGACCTAAGCTGCAATGATTTTGAACTTCCACTTTTCATAGGCCAGCTTAAAAGTTTGAGGTATCTCAATCTCTCTTCCTTTTCGTCATCTCAGGGAGTGATTCCTGAGTCTATTGGGAACTTGTCATCTTTGAAAACACTTGACCTTTCTTCTAATTACTTTGATGGCATTCCCATTCCTCAGTTTTTTGGTCAGCTTAAAAGCTTGCAATATTTGGATCTCTCTTACGCTCTGAGAGAAGAAATCCCACCTCATCTTGGTAACCTGTCAAACTTGAGCTACCTAGACCTCAGTGCAAATTTCTGGTTGACTTTAACTTCCACAAACATGAATTGGCTTTCTCAACTCTCTTCCCTTAAATACCTCAGTCTGCAATATGTGGATCTTAGCAACACAGGAGTGAGTTGA
- the LOC101314062 gene encoding transcription initiation factor TFIID subunit 11-like: MRQQSKDPFEAAFEEQDDSPPDSPAAVDAIRAALDEDYDEGLPPEEPPPSSSTPSTSTAAAAAPTTATAVATVTPTTKTLTKKSSAKPPIARAAKQSQQNKEEDDDEDEDNVDVELGKYPATGDPVKMAKMQAILSRFSEEQMSRYESFRRAGFQKSNMKRLLASISGTPKISVPMTIVVSGIAKIFVGELVETARMVMSERRESGPIRPCHIRESYRRLKLEGKVPKRSVSRLFR, translated from the exons ATGAGGCAGCAATCCAAGGACCCATTCGAAGCGGCCTTCGAGGAGCAAGACGACTCGCCGCCCGATTCTCCCGCCGCCGTCGACGCCATACGCGCCGCCCTCGACGAAGATTACGACGAAGGTCTCCCCCCTGAAGAACCCCCGCCATCCTCATCCACACCATCCACCTCCACCGCCGCCGCCGCCGCACCAACCACCGCAACCGCCGTCGCCACCGTAACTCCCACCACCAAAACCCTAACCAAGAAAAGCTCTGCAAAGCCACCTATTGCTCGGGCCGCCAAGCAGAGCCAGCAGAACAAGGAGGAGGATGATGACGAAGACGAGGACAACGTCGATGTCGAGCTCGGGAAGTATCCGGCGACCGGTGACCCTGTGAAGATGGCGAAGATGCA GGCTATTTTATCGCGATTCTCGGAGGAGCAGATGAGTAGATATGAGTCTTTCCGGAGAGCTGGGTTTCAGAAGTCTAACATGAAAAGG CTGCTAGCAAGCATCAGTGGAACCCCGAAAATATCGGTGCCAATGACGATTGTGGTGTCAGGGATAGCAAAAATATTTGTTGGTGAACTTGTTGAAACAG CCAGAATGGTTATGTCAGAGAGGAGAGAATCTGGGCCAATTCGACCATGCCACATCAGAGAATCATACCGAAGATTAAAGCTGGAAGGCAAAGTCCCCAAGAGATCAGTCTCAAGGCTCTTCCGGTAG
- the LOC101313288 gene encoding receptor-like protein 12-like gives MSKNPIPSSIPSWLFNHTSLTKLNLSRTFFGGSISNWELASFKDLEDLDLSSNRFEGPIPKLIGNSTKLKFINLFYNKFVGAIPESLLGCSGCTIDKLELLDLSYNMLECKLPVSLGMLYNLQYLNLQSNSFWGTIPESIGNLSSLKTLNPNSNSFWGTIPESIGNLSSLQTLNLSYNHKNGSIPRSLGELSQLVHLDLSHNSWEGNLSESHFKNLTRLKSLVVTTDKPMSLIFNVSYQWPAPFKLYTIDIRNCSIGPSFPAWLQSQTELLTATLSNTNISDSIPEELFLKSCVQIEYLDLSYNRIHGRLPLQMTCPSLYHIDLSHNRFAGPFPLLSANLSLLNFESSLFSGLIPSQFGQLMPELRELYLSENQLNGTIPASMCNMTNLAILTLRTNQFYGEFPEAWSLWSNILVIDVGYNNLSGHIPISMGVPSSRAILKLNNNNFGGTFPSLIFENCTNLKSVDLGSNKFIGDLPSMMSQNCSSCGYDPTFSGGIYPNTCAVFPCFMS, from the coding sequence ATGTCAAAGAACCCTATCCCATCTTCAATTCCCAGCTGGTTGTTTAACCATACCAGCCTCACAAAACTGAATCTAAGCCGGACTTTTTTCGGTGGTTCCATTAGTAATTGGGAATTGGCAAGCTTCAAAGATCTGGAAGACCTTGACTTATCTAGTAATAGATTTGAAGGTCCTATTCCTAAACTCATTGGGAATTCCACCAAACTAAAGTTCATAAATCTTTTCTACAACAAATTTGTGGGGGCAATTCCAGAGAGTTTGCTTGGTTGTTCAGGCTGTACAATTGATAAACTAGAGCTCTTAGATCTGTCTTATAATATGCTGGAATGCAAATTACCTGTCTCCTTAGGCATGCTGTATAATTTACAGTATCTGAACCTTCAGTCCAACTCTTTTTGGGGCACAATTCCAGAGTCTATAGGAAACTTGTCATCCTTGAAAACTCTAAATCCCAATTCAAACTCTTTTTGGGGCACAATTCCAGAGTCTATAGGGAACTTGTCGTCCTTGCAAACTCTAAACCTCAGTTATAATCATAAGAATGGGTCCATTCCTAGAAGTTTGGGAGAACTCTCTCAGCTAGTTCACCTAGATCTGTCACATAATTCCTGGGAAGGCAATTTATCAGAATCCCATTTCAAAAATCTCACCAGGTTAAAGTCTTTGGTAGTAACCACAGATAAACCTATGTCTCTCATTTTCAATGTGTCTTATCAGTGGCCTGCTCCTTTCAAGCTCTACACAATTGACATTAGAAATTGTAGCATAGGTCCTTCCTTTCCTGCATGGCTTCAGTCTCAAACTGAACTACTGACTGCCACCCTTTCAAATACTAACATCTCAGATTCCATACCAGAGGAATTGTTCTTGAAGTCATGTGTCCAAATCGAATACTTGGATTTATCTTACAACCGAATCCATGGAAGGCTTCCATTGCAAATGACATGTCCAAGTCTGTATCATATAGATTTGAGTCATAACAGATTTGCAGGTCCATTTCCACTTTTGTCTGCCAATTTATCCCTCCTGAATTTTGAGAGCAGTTTATTTTCCGGGCTAATTCCCTCACAGTTTGGTCAGCTGATGCCTGAACTGAGAGAATTGTATCTTTCTGAAAATCAATTGAATGGTACTATTCCAGCCTCTATGTGCAACATGACAAACTTGGCAATTCTTACATTGAGAACAAATCAGTTTTATGGAGAATTCCCTGAAGCTTGGAGCCTGTGGAGCAACATACTGGTAATAGATGTTGGTTACAATAATCTCTCTGGTCATATTCCTATCTCAATGGGTGTTCCAAGCTCTAGAGCCATATTGAAGCTGAACAATAACAACTTTGGGGGTACATTTCCTTCTTTGATATTTGAGAATTGCACAAATTTGAAGAGTGTTGATCTCGGAAGCAACAAATTCATTGGCGACCTGCCTTCAATGATGTCACAGAATTGTTCATCCTGCGGCTACGATCCAACTTTTTCAGGGGGCATATACCCCAATACTTGTGCCGTCTTCCCATGCTTCATGTCTTAG
- the LOC101293179 gene encoding serine/threonine-protein kinase BRI1-like 2-like has product MYSLVEGFSNVSYYDSYFEQLTLMSKGTELTYNTTVFFVNIIDLSSNNLEGEIPEEVSSLIGLGTLNLSRNHLSGQIPSEIGNLRWLETLDLSHNHLSGSIPQSMSSLTSLSHLNLSYNNLAGRIPSSTQLTTLNDSSIYEGNSLLCGVPPATKCWGDITTAGRNGKGDKDEDYNGKLGFYVSSVLGFIIGFWGVCGTLLVKNSWRYAYFQFFDKIKDNVALAIAVTMARWHRRRS; this is encoded by the coding sequence ATGTATTCCTTGGTTGAAGGTTTTTCCAACGTGAGTTACTATGATAGTTACTTTGAGCAACTCACATTGATGTCAAAAGGAACAGAACTGACGTATAACACGACCGTATTTTTCGTCAACATCATTGATCTTTCATCAAACAATTTAGAAGGCGAAATCCCTGAAGAAGTAAGTAGCCTCATTGGATTAGGTACGTTGAACTTGTCAAGAAATCACCTAAGCGGACAGATTCCCTCCGAGATTGGAAATTTGAGATGGTTGGAAACTCTTGATCTCTCACATAATCATCTATCAGGATCGATTCCTCAGAGTATGTCTTCTTTAACCTCCTTGTCTCACTTGAATTTGTCCTATAACAACTTGGCTGGAAGAATTCCCTCGAGCACACAGCTTACTACACTTAATGATTCATCAATATACGAAGGCAATTCATTGTTGTGTGGAGTTCCTCCCGCAACCAAGTGCTGGGGAGATATCACAACTGCCGGTCGGAATGGAAAAGGTGACAAAGATGAAGATTACAACGGAAAGCTTGGTTTCTATGTTAGCAGTGTACTCGGCTTTATCATAGGCTTTTGGGGTGTTTGTGGCACATTGCTTGTGAAGAACTCATGGAGGTATGCTTACTTTCAATTCTTTGATAAAATCAAAGATAATGTAGCATTGGCGATTGCAGTGACAATGGCTCGTTGGCATCGAAGGAGATCTTGA
- the LOC101310966 gene encoding uncharacterized protein LOC101310966, which yields MMTENSTNTTTSTVSSLESKPFRFRDPSPLSQFGGVPPTSPSPENRPTHSSSPGRTPSPSRAGSGGDVLLQWGQRKRSRVSRTEIRVLADESSSSAQARQAKVQRRAAHAAAVAADKSMPPPPPPPPPHPSSTTSTSSFSNGRLRKEASGLLPNRNLEDRSAVVNGSPSRSTVVGNGRAASRSIAGKRSPPPEKSERKMPSCSGRSAKDDKANGSSDHRANHVDSTSLQSEQLAGAANHSAALAAEKLNHEVVEWPRIYLALSRKEKEDDFLAMKGTKLPQRPKKRAKNVDRTLQYCFPGMWLSDLTRNRYEVREKKCVKKQKRRGLKGMESVESESE from the exons ATGATGACAGAGAACAGCACCAATACAACAACCAGCACAGTCTCTTCACTGGAATCCAAACCCTTCAGATTCAGAGACCCAAGTCCCCTCTCCCAATTCGGAGGCGTACCACCCACTTCTCCAAGCCCCGAAAACCGCCCCACTCACAGCAGCAGCCCCGGCCGCACTCCCAGCCCCAGCCGCGCCGGCTCCGGTGGCGACGTGCTGCTCCAGTGGGGCCAGAGAAAGAGGTCCCGGGTCTCGAGAACCGAGATCCGGGTCTTGGCTGATGAGTCCTCCTCATCAGCCCAAGCAAGACAAGCCAAAGTGCAAAGGAGAGCGGCTCACGCTGCAGCCGTGGCAGCTGACAAGTCCATGCCTCCGCCGCCTCCTCCTCCGCCACCGCACCCATCTTCCACCACCTCAACGTCGTCGTTTTCCAATGGTAGACTCCGGAAGGAAGCCTCAGGGTTGCTTCCAAACAG GAATTTGGAAGATCGATCCGCTGTGGTTAATGGGTCACCCTCTAGAAGCACTGTGGTCGGGAACGGCCGTGCTGCTTCTAGATCTATAGCGGGCAAAAGGTCTCCTCCCCCAGAGAAAAGTGAGAGAAAGATGCCTTCTTGTTCTGGAAGGTCAGCAAAAGATGACAAGGCAAATGGGTCATCTGATCACCGGGCAAACCATGTCGATTCGACCTCATTACAATCGGAGCAATTAGCTGGAGCTGCTAACCATTCTGCTGCACTAGCAGCTGAAAAACTGAACCATGAAGTGGTCGAGTGGCCAAGAATTTACTTGGCTTTGTCAAGGAAGGAGAAAGAAGATGATTTCCTTGCAATGAAAGGCACGAAGCTGCCTCAGAGACCCAAGAAGAGGGCCAAGAACGTTGACAGAACCCTTCAG TATTGTTTCCCAGGGATGTGGCTATCTGACTTGACAAGGAATCGCTATGAGGTCAGGGAGAAGAAATGTGTGAAGAAG CAGAAGCGAAGGGGACTGAAAGGGATGGAGAGCGTGGAAAGCGAATCCGAGTAG